The following coding sequences are from one Mycolicibacterium aichiense window:
- a CDS encoding PQQ-binding-like beta-propeller repeat protein, which produces MASAALVVIGLAGCGNTDSWVQSTAAHGWSAQYADAANSSYTSTGGASALRLKWSRSVKGELGAGAALGDGSYLAANGQTAGGCSLMVWENDNNGRQRWCTRMVLGGGFASPLFDQFDNLFIGQPGMMQSYPPTQWIRWRQNVIGMPTTARFLGAGQLLVVTHLGQVLVFDSHGGDVSGAPLDLVEGLDPTDSARGLTDCAQGMPQCPVAAPPAYATATRMIVVSLWLPGAKASTLVGLQYHPGQTPLLTREWTSDAIAAGVLAAPVASADGTTVYITGRDRKLWALKTSDGKPKWSVPLDFLPQTPPSVSPDGLIVVGGGPNTHLVALKDAGNQAQVAWRRDDVTPLSTSSQAGGVAYTVAANAPTGLSLLAFDPADGHTLNSYPLPQADGFPVGVSVGLDRRVVVATSAGQLYSFDPA; this is translated from the coding sequence TTGGCGTCGGCCGCGCTGGTCGTGATCGGCTTGGCCGGTTGCGGCAATACGGACTCGTGGGTTCAGTCCACCGCGGCGCACGGCTGGTCGGCCCAGTACGCCGACGCCGCCAACAGCAGCTACACCAGCACCGGCGGCGCCTCGGCGCTCCGGCTGAAGTGGAGCCGCTCGGTGAAGGGCGAACTCGGTGCGGGCGCCGCGCTGGGTGACGGCAGTTACCTCGCGGCGAACGGGCAGACCGCCGGTGGCTGTTCGCTGATGGTGTGGGAGAACGACAACAACGGCAGGCAACGGTGGTGCACCCGCATGGTGCTCGGTGGCGGATTCGCCAGCCCGCTGTTCGACCAGTTCGACAATCTGTTCATCGGGCAGCCCGGCATGATGCAGTCCTACCCGCCGACGCAGTGGATCCGCTGGCGCCAGAACGTGATCGGAATGCCCACGACCGCAAGGTTTCTCGGTGCCGGCCAGCTGCTTGTGGTCACCCACCTCGGGCAGGTGCTGGTGTTCGATTCCCACGGCGGTGACGTGAGCGGCGCCCCGCTGGATCTCGTCGAGGGCCTCGACCCGACCGATTCGGCCCGCGGGCTGACCGATTGCGCCCAGGGGATGCCGCAGTGCCCGGTGGCCGCACCCCCTGCCTACGCCACCGCGACCCGGATGATCGTCGTGAGCCTGTGGCTGCCCGGCGCCAAGGCGTCGACGCTCGTGGGCCTGCAGTACCACCCCGGCCAGACCCCGCTGCTCACTCGCGAGTGGACTTCCGACGCCATCGCGGCCGGTGTGCTGGCCGCACCGGTGGCGTCCGCCGACGGGACCACCGTGTACATCACCGGCCGGGACCGCAAACTGTGGGCATTGAAGACCTCCGATGGCAAGCCGAAATGGTCTGTGCCGCTGGATTTTCTGCCGCAGACTCCGCCATCGGTGTCACCCGACGGGCTGATCGTCGTCGGCGGCGGCCCCAATACCCATCTGGTGGCGCTCAAGGACGCCGGCAATCAGGCCCAGGTGGCGTGGCGCCGCGACGATGTCACACCGCTTAGCACGTCGAGCCAGGCCGGTGGCGTGGCCTACACGGTAGCCGCGAACGCGCCGACGGGACTGTCGTTGCTGGCATTCGACCCCGCTGACGGTCACACCCTCAACAGCTATCCACTGCCGCAGGCCGATGGCTTCCCGGTGGGGGTGTCGGTCGGTCTGGATCGGCGGGTCGTGGTCGCCACCAGCGCCGGCCAGTTGTACAGCTTCGACCCGGCCTAG
- a CDS encoding acyltransferase — protein sequence MTTMWGSPLHKRWMGSRLRDPRQARFLTRDSLRWVIANRAYTPWYLVRYWRLLKFKLTNPHIITRGMVFLGKDVEIHATPELAQLEIGRWVHIGDKNTIRAHEGSLRFGDKVVLGRDNVINCYLDIELGDSALMADWCYVCDFDHKMDNIEMPIKDQGIVKSPVRIGPDTWIAAKVTVLRGTTVGRGCVLGAHAVVKGDIPDFSIAVGSPAKVVKNRKLAWDTSAAQRAELAAALADIERKKASRLEA from the coding sequence ATGACGACGATGTGGGGATCGCCGCTCCACAAGCGGTGGATGGGCTCGCGCCTGCGGGATCCGCGGCAGGCTCGCTTCCTGACCAGGGACTCGCTGCGCTGGGTCATCGCGAACCGGGCGTACACGCCCTGGTACCTGGTGCGTTACTGGCGGCTGCTGAAGTTCAAGCTGACCAATCCGCACATCATCACCCGCGGGATGGTGTTCCTCGGCAAGGACGTCGAGATCCACGCCACCCCCGAACTGGCGCAGCTGGAGATCGGGCGCTGGGTGCACATCGGTGACAAGAACACCATCCGCGCCCACGAGGGCTCGCTGCGGTTCGGCGACAAGGTGGTGCTGGGCCGCGACAACGTCATCAACTGCTACCTGGACATCGAGCTGGGCGACTCGGCGCTGATGGCCGACTGGTGCTATGTCTGCGACTTCGACCACAAGATGGACAACATCGAGATGCCGATCAAAGACCAGGGCATCGTCAAGAGTCCGGTGCGGATCGGGCCGGACACCTGGATTGCGGCGAAGGTGACGGTGCTGCGCGGCACGACCGTCGGCCGGGGCTGCGTCCTGGGCGCCCACGCCGTGGTGAAGGGCGACATCCCGGACTTCTCGATCGCGGTCGGCTCGCCGGCCAAGGTCGTGAAGAACCGTAAGCTCGCCTGGGATACCTCAGCCGCGCAGCGCGCCGAACTGGCGGCGGCGCTGGCCGACATCGAACGCAAGAAAGCGTCCCGTCTAGAGGCGTAA
- a CDS encoding esterase, whose translation MRISHLATMLVFGVLTSQHSIAVAGAATDCVAMGGTMEAGNVCHVHAAASGYTMDLRFPTDYADEQAVLDYLTQNREGFTNVAQMPSGRNMPYEMDVTAESFTSGPPPGVTQSVVLKLFQDVGGAHPTTWYKAFTYDVAHRKPVTFETLFPPDAKVLNTIFPIVQTDLERQTGLTGVIATGDGLDPSHYQNFAITDDAVIFYFGQGELLPSDAGATSAAVPRTALPPLQLT comes from the coding sequence ATGCGCATTTCCCATCTGGCCACGATGCTGGTCTTCGGCGTGCTCACCAGCCAACACTCCATCGCGGTGGCCGGCGCGGCAACCGACTGCGTGGCCATGGGCGGAACCATGGAGGCCGGTAACGTCTGCCATGTCCACGCCGCCGCCTCCGGGTACACGATGGATCTGCGATTCCCCACCGACTACGCCGACGAGCAGGCCGTCCTGGACTACCTGACGCAGAACCGCGAGGGATTCACCAACGTCGCGCAGATGCCGTCCGGTCGCAATATGCCCTACGAAATGGACGTCACCGCAGAATCATTCACCTCGGGACCGCCGCCGGGCGTTACCCAGAGCGTGGTGCTGAAACTCTTCCAAGACGTCGGCGGTGCCCACCCGACAACCTGGTACAAAGCGTTCACCTACGATGTGGCACACCGCAAGCCGGTGACGTTCGAGACGCTCTTCCCGCCGGACGCCAAGGTTCTCAACACGATATTCCCGATCGTACAAACCGATCTCGAGCGTCAGACCGGGCTCACCGGCGTCATCGCCACCGGCGACGGACTGGACCCGTCGCACTACCAGAACTTCGCCATCACCGACGATGCGGTGATCTTCTACTTCGGTCAGGGCGAGTTGCTGCCGTCGGACGCCGGAGCCACCTCGGCCGCGGTGCCGCGGACGGCACTGCCGCCGCTGCAGCTCACCTAG
- a CDS encoding MPT63 family protein, with translation MKISNSIKAVLAIALSALIALAAAPFSAAADYPIVGKLGSALTMTDSVGQVSLSWKVSDLKPSSDVMPGYPVAGQLWEATATVTAISGPVTPAISQFNAVAPNQAAYRVLWMVAAPSNISGATIPQGATATGKIHFDVTGPAPTTVTMNNGMEDLLIWTP, from the coding sequence GTGAAGATCTCCAATTCCATCAAGGCTGTACTGGCCATCGCGTTGAGCGCACTCATCGCGCTGGCGGCCGCGCCGTTCTCGGCAGCGGCCGACTATCCCATCGTCGGCAAGTTGGGCAGCGCGCTGACGATGACCGACAGCGTCGGCCAGGTCTCGTTGAGCTGGAAGGTCAGTGACCTCAAACCCAGCAGCGACGTGATGCCCGGTTACCCGGTGGCCGGCCAGCTGTGGGAGGCGACCGCGACCGTCACCGCGATCAGCGGCCCGGTCACGCCGGCCATCTCGCAGTTCAACGCGGTCGCTCCGAATCAGGCGGCGTACCGGGTGCTGTGGATGGTGGCGGCGCCATCGAACATCAGCGGTGCCACGATTCCGCAGGGCGCGACGGCGACGGGCAAGATCCATTTCGACGTCACCGGGCCCGCTCCGACCACGGTCACGATGAACAACGGCATGGAGGACCTGCTGATCTGGACGCCGTAA